A region of the Dasypus novemcinctus isolate mDasNov1 chromosome X, mDasNov1.1.hap2, whole genome shotgun sequence genome:
GCAGAAAACTTTTCAGGAATGTGTATACAGTATGACACTTCAGAAGTTGCAAAACAATACTGCATACGAATGTGCCAAGAGTTTAAATACCACGTACATATGTAGGAAAAGTGCAAAACCATGCACAAGAATGACAAAATAGTGTATTACATTTAGAATAAAGTTATGGGGAGATGAGAGTGGACAGGAGGGGATGCAGTTGGGCAGAGGTTTGCAGAGGGTTTCAACTAGATTGGTGGTGGTATATTAAGCTGGGTATGAGGGTTTTCTATattgtatataatttttatatctgaAATACTGCATAATACATTACTGAGATATACAATTTATTATATTTCACAATGTATTTGAGGTAGGTAGCGGGAGATAGCAGTCCTAAATTAGGATGAGGAAGTCAAggatcaaaaataattttttaaaagatttattcacttattttttattcttttttcatttatcacCCCTCCCCCAGGTGGTTCTCTCATCTATCTGcccattgtttgctcaccttttccaggaggcaccagaaaccgaacccaggacctcccacatttgaggcaagtgcccaacagcctgagccacttTCGCTCCTTGTGGGCTGCAGaacctgctggcttgtggcatctgctcgttgcagTGAGTGCAGTATCTGCCCatctttaggatgcaccaggaccagaatccaggacctcccatatggtaggtggctgcccatctgagccacatctgcttcccaaaaaagtattttttaatcacTGACAGAAAGAATATAAGTGACAATGTTCGGAGTGATTTCATTTCTGCCACTAATTCAATAACAGGTCTAATTCTACAGGAAAGCTAATTAATAGCTCCTTACATGATATGATTAAACATGCCTTCTCTTGCCCCTTAATTCCCTTCCTTGATCTGTTTGTGCATTATGATTACATGGCTTGTCTCTTTATTATAACAGCCCCCTTTTCTGATTAGGATGACCATATAATGTATCAACCATAGTTGaacaattttaagaataaaaagggATGTTATTGCCTctgtggcatatgaatatgttcaagtggtcatgggacaTTGTTTCACTGGGTGgtgacccacacaataaccaaaagaatattgaattcccatcctcagaagtcctgctacattctctaatagagtgacaagaaCCCCTAGAATACGTGGCAGTGCCTAGTGGAAGAAAACATcattatgggaagcggacttggcccaatggatggagtgtccgcctaccacatgggaggtctgtggttcaaaccctgggcctccttgacccgtgtggagatggcccatgtgcagtgctaatgcgtgcaaggagtgccatgccacgtgggggtgtcccctgtgtaggggagccccacgcgcaaggagtgcaccccgtaaggagagcagcccagcatgaaagaaagtgcagcctgcccaggaatggcaccgcatacacagagagctgacgcagcgagacggatgcaacaaaaagaaacacagattgctggtgctgctgataaggatagaagccgtcacagaagaacacacagcaaatggacacagagagcagacaaccggggggggggggggcagtaaatgaataaataaaaaacccaaaatatcgttatgacaggcccttgatactgatgcttatacttatgaaccttttcttgtgaaattgaaagttAGCCATGTATTATATGTTGCATAAAAGCTACTGCCTGAAAgcctctctctaaggcaaactcagcatacaatCACACTACCACCCTGTATGGGACATGACGCCTgaggttgagcctccctggcacttagggattattaccaagcaccagctagtgatgaacttgggaaaaaaccttgaccaGAAAGGggaaatatcaaatacaaatgagtttttatgtctaagagacttcaaagtgagttgggtggtcattccagaggttatggtTATACACTTCTCAgctggatctcattgactgccacagtaaactgcCTCAAACAGCgagtctcctgagggctctagagacatctagacactaggcagggcagacaggctcaggaatttggcaccctgtcagtgggccttaccttggagtaTGTgttccccagtataacagagttagacccaTTATAGAGCCTATTATTAGTACTATACTCATtaatgtcccagagacttaaatctttggtctgttcatatgccaggtgtattagccaaaggggtcctgatgcaaaatatcagaaatctgttggcttttataaagggtatttatttggcgtagaagcttacagttaccaggccataaagtataagttatttccctcaccaaagttgttgccatgtgttggagcaagacggctgccaaaaTCTGTAaggcttcaggcttcctcttcctcttaaggctccatggtcacaGCTTCTTCCAagatcagctgtaggctgggataagtctcctctctctctctttctctctcagggctagtttctctccagactcagcttcTCTGCTGTTGCCACAAGGCCAGCTAgagactatcaggctaatggcttttctctcttcttgggccctctgccatgtctaatggagccttctctccttcctcatgtatctgcttctctgtgtgtttatttcctggggctccaatatcaaaactccaaagtCCTTCTCTGCCATGTTTTCTctgttgagtccccgcccaccaagggggcagggactcaacatcctactgatgtggcccgatcaaagccttaaatctaatttaatcaagtaagactgagcctctgaatccaatccaatctaatatgcccagaggagcagaccagttcacaaacataatgcaaCATCTATTtggggaattcataaaaaatgtcaaactgccacaccaggtgagccctaaatctcagcagagttgcaacacctactctccagttcatcagactcgcccaggacaactaacaaaaggatgatgatggacagtgcccatccccaaagacagagtatctataactgcaagcaagacagtttccaCCATCTGCCCAAtaggatgtaagccccctctcgatcagaaacaaagtgggcatcaccatccccaaatcctcaagattgaggaaagaatgaacataagggggggggggacagcAACTTtgggctaaagtagacattattatagcaatggaagaacttgtatcattgatataaaggcagtggtcaccagaggttctgaggggtgggggagggaagaataggaatAACATGGGGCATGTGggtgacattggaattgtcctgcatgacattgcagtgatggatacaggccattatacattttgtcaacatctataaaattgtgcaatgcaaaatgtaaattaaaatgtaaactatagaccgtggttagcagcagtgcttcaatatgtgttcatcaattgtaacaaatgtaccacactaatgttaatgggcaagtgtgggagggggaggagggtatatgggaattccctatattttttcatataacatttatgtaattgaaagcttactttaaaaaaaaagattttaaaaagggatGTTATTAGTAATTATGCTGGGCAACAAGTATAAACCAGAGAAAGTGGGATATATGACTATTCTTATGCCTATCTGTTTTGACTGGGAAATCATAATTATTACCCATATTATTGAGCAATTAACCATGTGCTGACAGCACTGACAATAAGAAATCTCTGCTCTCACAAAACTCACGAGCTGAAGGAGGTCCATACAGTTTCAGGACAAGGTGTTAAGAGGAAAGTACACGGGGCTATGGACACACAAAGGAACTTAATAGGCAGGATAGCAGGATTaatcattttcttaaatataagcAATAACTCATTAGAAAacataataggaaatggattcccTTCACAGAAGTAGCATAACGTACTAAGAATAACCTTAAGAAGCAATGTTTGGGATCtgtgtgaaaaagaaaactacaaaacttgtGAGAAGTATAAAAAGAGACAAATAAGGAGACTTAATGtgcgagtgttgttgggggggggagggggggggtgggggggtggggttgaatgggacctcacatatatatttttaatgtaatattattacaaagtcaattaaaaaaatgtaaaaaaaaataatgtgttcattacataaaaatacaattaCAGCTGGCCTCAATACTTTTGAGATCAAACTGACAAACATGCTAAGCAAGGTGGGAGCCGAAATGGGCAGGCCTAACAGAGAACAAATCTCAGCCTTGAAGATTTGTTGTGCTGTGGTCAACTCTAAACAgaaaatgaagcaccaaaaacGAGCTGGGGAAAGAATGGCTTCATCTGTATTAAAGCTGGGAAACTTGCCTAAGTATTAGGAGAGGAAAATATGTAAAGTTAGCTCAGCACTTCAGACTAAATAAATCCTGAATGGAAGATTCAATCTTGAAGAACGTGAATTGATTTTTAAAGCACAAAAGGAAACTATAGGCAAATAAATAACTCATCTTGGAATATAGAAAACCTCTCGAAGGCTAAGACAGCAGAATTTAAAAGATTGCTATATTTGACTACTAAAAATTTAGACACCATAAACAGAATTAGAAGGCAATAAAGGTCTAGAATAAAAATGCAACTCTAACAGGTaatggatttatatatatatacacatatatatacgtatatacatatatacgtatatatacatatatatgtatatatatgtgtgtgtgtatatatatatatatataaagtatgacTCGTTAAGAGACAAACTCACCAACAGTAAAACATGCATGGACATGAAAAGGCaattaacaaagaagaaataaaaatgagcattaatcttataaaaatgttcaaactCTGCAATAGACAAAGGTATcttaaggggagcagatgtggctcaagcagttgagtgccagtttcccacaagaGAGACCCCAGATTCGGCCTCCGGTgccaaaaagcaaacaaatgaaaaaaaaaaaacaacccaggggagctgatgtgactgtTGAACATTGAATGTTGGCTtctcacatgtgaggtcccaggttcaattctggaccctggtacctgaaaaaagaaaaaatccattaaaaTCTCAATGACAACCAATTGTGTGTGCGAGTATGTTAATGAGGGTAGGagagaatgtgaaaaaaaaaaaccactcataCACAGCTGAGAAACTTGCACTAACTTTTTAAGGTGCAAATTTGTAATATCTATTGAGAAAAGTAAAAGCAGCCCCTGGCATCGGGGAGCTGGCCTGGCACTCACAGCTAGGTCTTGGTGTTCTCTGTTGAACATAATTTTATAGAACATCGACATCAAACAAGGTCACTCTGACCCTGATGGATCAAGACAAAAACGAGACCACTTCACAATCTCACCTGAACACAGATAAAATACGAACGTTGTCCAAATCACAAAAATCACCAAACATCCACCTATCTGGACTGTTATGAGTGACTGACTGCTACTTCTTTACAAATTATGGTGTTAGCCTCTCTAGTCTGCCTCTTTATAGATAAGATTTATGAACATACCCAGTCATAATATTACTCCCACTTCCTGATAGTATTCAATCTAGAACAAAGCCCCACTTCCTTAAACCTCCCCCAAATTACCTAACACAAGCCCAGATCCTATAATGAATCTTTTCTAACATCCTTTCACTGAGACGCCCCACAGTTCCCCATGGTGTGCATTCTCCCTCCCTGCAAAGAGTAATAAACCCAACTTGCTCAACTATAGGGCATGTTCATGTTCCTGGTCTTTGACTGTAGGGCACTGACCCTATGAAAAGACTTAAAATATACAtactgggaagcagttgtggctcaactgaacgTCCGCCTACCAATCTGGGAAGGGTATAAATGTTGGGCATAGGCAGGATGCCATTTTAGGTAGGGCATCCAGGGAAGACCTCACtgagaaggtaacatttgggCAAAGACCTGAAGGAGTGAGGAGGGCATGGACCAAGTGTATGGTCTCTGCTAATGACAAATCAACATCTATTACACATCGCTGAGGCAGGAGGAGGGTCTGGCCAGATCGAGGGACTAGGAGACCAGTGGGGCTGGAAAAGTAAAAGTTTCATTCAGTGCCTTCGCTCATGCTGTGCCCTCAGCCTGGAATGTCATTTGCTCCTTTTGCCTGtatgtaaaatgtattttaaggATCACGTCCTCCAGGAAGCCATCCTCTCACCCACCACCAAATCTTTCTTAATGCCCTTTACACATCTGTGTCATTGTCCTTACCACATTGTGGTATCATTATCTATGTTTGATCTGCTCCCCCACTGGACTGGAAGCACCCTAAGGACAGGATCTGATTAAGTGATATCCTGAGTCCAACACATCAGAGTACACAGGCTTGAGTGATGAAATtatttacccaaggtcacacagctcagaAGCAACAGAGCTGGCACTGGGACTCACGTCAATTGAAGACATCTTTCAGTTAGAAACTTGAGAAATCTTGTTGCTGCCACTTTGGTTATCCTTAGCACCAAAGATTATCCCCTTCAACATTCCTACAACTCCAAAACTACTTCCTCCCCTAATCAcagacatacacatacacaaaactGGCTGAACAAAGGCTGAATGAGTGAATCAGAAATGGAGCAGGCAAGTGCAATGACCTGGCTATATTTCTTTGTATACACATACTCAGTAACAGCTATGCCAAGCCATGGACATGAGGGCCACCTACCTGGCCAAGTTGGAGGAGTCCTGATGCATGGCTATGTCTACCATGGCCAATATCAACAAAGCCCAGGCACTGCCCAAGCCATCCAGTGCGGTGTCCCCTCCCCTCAACCTCCTGAACAAAGTCCTAGGAAACTTTAGCCACATCCTTCCCCTCACAACCTCACTTTCTCATTTACCTGAGGACTCCTTCACCCGAGGGCTCCTTTAGGGCAGAAGATGCATCTTTCCCCACCTCCATATTCAGGATGACTTGATACCAGTACATTATCTAACCATCCCAGCCTCTTAGTCTAAGGGATTCCTGAGGGCAGGAAGTTCCTTGCCCATTCTGTCTTTCCAAACATTAAGGGTCACTAAAATCCATGCAGGATCTGCACCTTTCCATGAGGTCAAGTAGGGTAGGgtctgcaataccactactgggtatatacccagaactgagaccagtgacacgaacagacatctgcacaccaatgtttgtggtggcattattcacgattgccagaagctggaaataacccaggtatccatcaaccgatgaatggataaacaaactgtggtatattcacacgatggattatgcagctgtaagaagtgGTGTAGTTGTAAAGTGTATgtcaacattgatgaacctggaggacattatgttgagtgaagcaagccagacacaaaagaacaaatactatatgattgtgttactatgaaccaaatatattgtgtaacatattgattcaaaaaaaatttatatgtatccagtacatttaattaagaaatgtatgttttcattcaactatagctttctaaattattgtttttattttcaattattaaatgtacaaaataaagtttaaaaaaataaacacatgaaagagAATGCAACAGGCAAATTGCTTAACAAATGTTAGGGGTATCATTTAAATCTAATAAtgagattataccaaataccatagattgtacactttggataaattgtatgctttattaatatgtatcaataaaattggttaaaaaataaagaagggtctagggaccagatgtggctcaagtggttgagcccctaattcccacatgggaagtcccaggtttggttcccagtgacttctagaaacaaacaaacaaaataaatacaaataattgaaaacaagaacaaaaacaatccCGTGAACTTCGGGGAGCCgagtggttcagtggttgagcattggcttctCACGTATGAGATGCTGGGTTCAATTtccccatcaaaaaaaaaaaagacaaaaagaaggatAGGGTCATCTCGAAACCCACGACTCAGTTCTCTGAATTCAACATCAGCAGTCGCTGAGCTCAAACTGGtcatctcccccttctctccaTCAAGCTCAGTCAAGAGGAAAATGCTGCATACTCCCACCCCCATCCATTTCCCAGTAGGAGGGAACTGATCCAGTAACCCTACCTTCTATCCTAGATAAAAAACTTACTGAAATTAAGGCCACATGTTGCAGTAAGATGCTTCTCCCACCCCAGGACTCTGAGCATCCAACCCTGTCAGAGCCTTCACCCATTCActtttcttccccatgccagTCCCTCCAGCACATAGCTCTGTCCACTCACTGTAAGGAATACAGACTTTATTAGGCACAGAGAGTGACTGGTGGGCAGAGGGACAACATGGAGACTGGGTTTCCTTCCAAACTGGTAGGTAGTACTCCAGGTGAAGGCAGGGCAGAGGAGAATGTGTGCTCTGTACCTTCTTCTTTCAGGGCTGCATTCGGATGCCCCCATCCAGTCGAATGACCTCTCCATTGAGAAATGGGTTCTCAATGATAGCCTGTACCAGATGAGCATACTCAGCAGGGTCACCCAGTCGGCTAGGGAAGGGCACCTGGCTAGCTAAGAAGTTACGCACTTTGTCTGGGAGGCTGGTCAGCAGTGGGGTTTCAAATAggcctgaaaaaaaaatccagagtcAGAGACCCACCCTTGTTTTCCTTTCACCTGGTTCTTCTTCACCTTAGTCCTACTTCTTGGTGCTTCCCTAGTGCCCAGACACAGAGAGATACTGTTAAGTAGGCTGCTTTCCCCTCTCAATTGCCCATGGATCCTACACAATTCCAGGTGTAGCAGAGAAGATATGCCTACCTGGAGCAATAGTCATTACCCGGATGCCTATGGGAGCCAGATCTCGAGCAATGGGCAGTGTCATACCCACTATGCCCCCCTTGGAAGCAGAGTATGCAGCTTGTCCAACCTGGAAAACGAGTGAATCATAGATGGGAGGGCTTCAAGAAGTCACTGCAGGGCAGAATGCTTGCCCCTGCCCACACACCTGGCCCTCAAAGGCAGCCACACTAGCAGTGTTGATGATGACCCCCCGCTGGCCTCCCTGGTCTGGTTCATTCTGGGCCATCTCACCAGCCACCAGGCGTATCACGTTGAAGGTACCTATAAGATTCACCTGGAGGACAGGAAGAATCATGGTGTAAGATGTGAGACATAGGCAGCTTTCTGTCCCCTAAAAGCTTTTGGAGGCACCCACAGACATATATATCTTGCTCCTACCCAGGAGAATCTCCAAAGCCTTACACTGAGAACTTGCTGGAAGTCCTCCAAGGAATGGGCCTCGCTCTTCTTTAGGTTGTATGTCCTGCGGGCCACTGCAATGCCTGCACAGTTGACTGCTACATCCACATGGCCAAACTTTTCTTTTGTTACGGTCAGAGCTGCTTGCACATCCTTCTCTGAGGTCACCTTCAAAGGGAGAAATGGTGAAGGTACTGTATCTCCCAGTACAcaggctctctctctctggtaaacctggttgggggggggggtgggggtggggtgagggtgggtacGCCAAAAACTTGCATCTTAAGCAAGAGAGAAGCCAAGAGAAAGGGTTGTGGTGGAACTTAAGGAGAGTAAGGCTAAGGTGGAAGTGATAGGTCCCATAGGGCAGTGTTTCAAATATTCTTCAAACCCACAGCCTCTTTTGAAAAAGACACATAACCCTGAGGAGTGTCCACTGCTGTGGATGGGGACAACTATACACTAACGTTTTGAGAATTACCGATATAAAAATAAACGACTTTTTTTGTATCTGTACCTGCTAAGATGATTTCACCATGCTTTACTTTCTGCAGTTGGTTTCACGAAAACACGTTTTTCTACTTTCTCAATGTAAGATTACAGGACACAATATGTATTGTCTAACTACAGGTACCCCCTCCAGGATATCATAGTATGTCCAATTCCCACCCTTCATTCCTGTGAATCCTGACTTTAAAGAATGCTACCAAAGGAGCCCCCACAATGCTTAGACACTCAGGCCGAAAGGGACAAGGACATGCGCCCACCGGTCACATACAGGCACCCTTATGTGAGTGTGGGGGCACCGGTACCCAGGCAGGTGTTCCTGACCTCAGACAACCTGTGAGAGGACAGATGACCCCACTTACATCGGCGGGGGTG
Encoded here:
- the HSD17B10 gene encoding 3-hydroxyacyl-CoA dehydrogenase type-2, coding for MAAARRGVKGLVAVITGGASGLGLATAERLVSHGATAVLLDLPNSDGETQAKKLGNSCTFTPADVTSEKDVQAALTVTKEKFGHVDVAVNCAGIAVARRTYNLKKSEAHSLEDFQQVLSVNLIGTFNVIRLVAGEMAQNEPDQGGQRGVIINTASVAAFEGQVGQAAYSASKGGIVGMTLPIARDLAPIGIRVMTIAPGLFETPLLTSLPDKVRNFLASQVPFPSRLGDPAEYAHLVQAIIENPFLNGEVIRLDGGIRMQP